From the genome of Mucilaginibacter paludis DSM 18603:
TCACCCGGCCCAACGGGGCCGGGTCTTTTGTACTTATTTTCTTTTTAACTTCACTTTCCATAAGCTTTAATTCGTTAAAAAATGCTCAAAAAAATCCCCCCGAATGCGATAGCATGAGCGGGGGCCAGCAAGTTTCGGCATGGCCGAAACATAGCTGGCTCCGCTTACAGGCCAAAGGCCTGTTCCGCTATCTGTATATATGGCGATAGCCATATATACAGAGGCTGTTTGTGCAGCACCTTGGTGCTGCCCCGCCAAAAGCGGCTTGCCGCTTTCGCGGTCCCCCGATAATCGATATAGCGATTATCGGGCTGTTTAACGGTGGCACCAAAGGTGCCGCCTGTTCTTTCCGGCGGCCTGCCGCCGTGCTGTTCAACACCCGTGAGCGGGTGTTCGGTGTTTCAGCGTACCGCTTGCGGTATGGCTGATCTGCCCGATTTTTTTGCCGATGGCACCATCGGTACCTTACAGTTACGCCGCCCTTTTAGGGCGGGTATATCGGTCTGTATTCAAAAAGCCGTTGGCTTTTTGACAGGCTTAATGTCGTCTGTAAGGGCATTAATTCAATGGCATCGCTATAGTTGAACCAAGCATCTTTGGTGCGTTCCATAGTCTTTAAAATGATTTAGCTTTTTTACTGCTGGTTGCCAGATGTTTTACTGCTTCTTCCCTGATCTCGTCCGCCGTTTTCTTACGGCCTGATTTGATCCATTCGGTGAGTTCCGAACGATAGAAATAAAGGCGCTTTCCACGCTTATTAACAGGAAGTTCTTTACGGCATACTTTGCTGTAAACAGTCGGAACAGCGAGGTCTAAAAATATTGCAGCCTTGCTAACGGGCATAATTTCATCCTGCTCCGGCAACTGTTCATGCCGTTGAATTAAAAGCCGTTCTATGATGTCCAGCTTTTCTTGAATTTTGGTTACCGCATCGGGTAACTGGTCAAAGGTGAGTGTATCTTTCATTGCGCATTAATTTTGTTTAATGCTGCAATGGTATGGGCTTGTTTTGCAGGGTTACAAGAGGGTAAGCAGTAACCCTGCGCTTACCCCCTCATTTTCTTGCTATTTTTTGCGGAAGGAGCGGGCAGAATAAAAAATTTGTCTTCCTTTTGTTCAATTTTTAGGATGGGAGACTTGCAGGGGCGGCCTTTGGTTGACATCAATCCATTGAGATAGTCCTCGGGTAGTTCGCGGGGCTGGGACTGCGGGGATAGATATAGGAATTTTGGGGCTATCCATCTTTCGAGGTCGCTCATACGGCAGCCTACAATCAGGTTGGCTTCTTTGAGTTGTTTAAAAGCATCGGCCAATTGGGTGGCGGAACCACGGAATAACAAAGGATGGGCAGGGGCCTCGTCATTTAATAATAATTTTTCCAGCGAAGAATGTTCTTCAGGAACAAAATAGGTTTTCAATAAGTCAAATAGTTGCCCGGCTGCTCCCTCCTTAAAGGTCGGATAGTATCCCACTAATTTAGCAGTAGCCAACTGTTCTTCACTTAGTTCAGGCTCGATGGGTGCTGCCTGAACCGCCACTGTTTCCGGTACGCCGGGTGCTTCGGATTTAGGAGTTATTATAGTCTCGTTAGTAGTTTCAGCCGTTGCCGCTTTTTGTTTCTCTCTTTCGGCATCCAGCCATTCTTTAAATTCGGCTTCAGATCGCTTTGGCTTAATGGCTGTTTCAGTAGAATATATCAGTTCCCTTAAAAACTTTTCCCGCAGCTTGACCGATTCGCCAAGGTCTTCTGCAAATTTGCTACTTACTTCGATTTCTGCGTTGGTGGATTGCAGGCCGTTAACAATAAATAAATATTCCAGGTTGACGGAAAAAATAAAGTGGCGTTCATAGACCTGTGTCATTTCCGAATGGTGGTCGTGGTAATTTCTCCAAAATTCCTTAAAACGTTCCCGGACTTTGGCGAGTTCTTCCAATTGTAACTTGATTCGCTCTTTATCTAACGCCATCAGATCGATAAAGGCCATATCTTTCAATACCCGTAATTCGCTCCGGTAAGAAAAACTGTCATAGTATTGGGTCTGATGGCTTAGGTCGTAGACCTTAACATGCTTTTTTTCATTCGTTCCCCATTCCATGTGAATATCATCCTCGATGATGCGCAGATCAAATGTTTGGATACGGGTCAGAAATTCTTTAAAGTGTTGCATAATAGGTAGTATGTAGTTGAGCAAAGTTACTTAATATCCCTATTTGTCAAACCAATTCAGACCTGGCAATCCTATGTTGTTTGTGTGTTTTTTGCGAAATTGTGTGAGAAATGTGTGAGAATAAAAAAACCCAACTCGCCAGAGTTGGGTTAAATCATTGATTTTCAGGCTCCTGAGGCTGGGCTCGAACCAGCGACCCTCTGATTAACAGTCAGATGCTCTAACCGGCTGAGCTACTCAGGACTATTTTCCCGTTTGAGAGAGTGCAAAAGTATGATTATCCATCTAATTTCACAATATTTGTAGAAAAAAAATTTAAAATATTTTTACATGAGTTTAGTTGTTATTGGTACTGTGGCATTTGACGCTATTGAAACGCCTTTTGGTAAGACAGATAAAATTGTTGGCGGGGCCGCTACTTACGCCGGCCTGGCTGCTTCTTATTTCTATGATCAAGTTAAAATTGTAGCCGTTGTAGGCGACGATTTTCCGGAGCAAGAAATAGAAGATTTTCATAATCACCACATTAGCACCGAAGGTATACAAATTAAAACTGGCGAAAAATCGTTTTTCTGGGCGGGCAAGTACCATAACGACATGAATAGCCGTGATACCCTGGTGACCGAGCTCAATGTACTGGCAGATTTTGATCCTATTATTCCGGAAAGCTACCAGGATTGCGAATATTTAATGCTGGGTAACCTCACCCCTCAAATTCAGCAAACGGTTATTAAGCGTTTACACAAACGCCCTAAGCTGATTGTGATGGACACCATGAATTTCTGGATGGATATAGCAATGGACGATTTACTGGAAACCATTAAGCTGGTAGATGTATTAACCATTAACGATGCCGAAGCGCGCCAACTGTCCGGCGAATATTCGCTGGTAAAGGCCGCACGGAAAATATTGGCTATGGGTCCCAAATACCTGATCATTAAAAAAGGCGAGCATGGTGCCTTGCTTTTTAACGAAGACCGGATCTTTGCCGCACCTGCCCTCCCTTTAGCTGATGTTTTTGACCCTACGGGCGCCGGAGATACTTTTGCAGGTGGCTTTATAGGCTACCTGGCTAAGGTTGGCACCGTAAACTTTAACAACATGAAGAACGCTATTATTTACGGATCGGCCCTGGCATCTTTCTGTGTGGAGAAATTTGGCACCGAACGCTTAAAACACTTAACTGAGAATGATATTAAAGCCCGTATACAGGAATTTGTAAGCCTGTCGTCATTTAATATCATTTCTTAAGCTGGTTTATGGCAACAAGCAAACCCGCAGGGGCTTTGCTTGTTACATCTACAAAAATTGCACTGCTGATGAAATACAGGGAATTAGGTAATACAGGTGAAAAACTTTCGGCGATAGGCTTAGGCTGCATGGGCATGACACATGCCTACGGCGACCGCAACGATGAGGAATCGATCAGGGTTTTGCATTTAGCGCTCGATCTGGGCATCAACTTTTGGGATACCGCCGATATTTATGGCCCGCATACCAACGAAGAGCTCATTGCCAAAGTACTGGCTCCTAACCGCGACAAGGTTTTCATAGCTACCAAATTTGGCTTTACACAGGCAGGCACCTACAACCGTGGCTTTGACGGCTCCCCAGCTTATGCAAAGAAGGCTGTAGAGGCCAGTTTAAAGCGCCTGAATGTAGAAGTAATTGATTTGTATTACGCCCACCGCATTGACCCTAATATCCCGGTAGAAGAGATGGTAGGCGGCATGGCCGAGCTGGTTAAAGAGGGTAAAGTACGTTACCTGGGCCTGTCGGAAGCATCTGCTGAAACACTGGCCAAAGCTTGCCAAGTTCATCAGATAGCAGCTTTGCAAAGCGAATACTCTTTATTAACACGCGATGCTGAAGATCAAATTATTCCGGCTTGCCGCAAATTGGGTATTGGCTTTGTTCCGTTTAGCCCGCTATCACGGGGATTGGTAACGGCTACCTTACCAACAGATGCCAGGGATTTAAAGGCCGACGATTTCAGGCATACCATACCGCGTTTTCAGGGTGAATACCTGGAGAATAATAACAAACTGGTTGAGGATTTTGCTAAACTGGCTGCCGACAAGGGATGCACCCCTGCTCAATTGGCTTTAGCCTGGGTTTTGGCGCAGGGCGATGAGATTATCCCCATCCCAGGAACCAAAAAAACAAAGTATTTACGGGAGAATGCAGGCGCTGTTGATATCCATTTAAATGATTCGGATTTTTCGGCAATAGAAGATGTTTTGAAAAAACACCCTAACACCGGCCCGCGTTATACCGAAGCGGCCATGAGTATGGTGAACAAATAATTTAAGCTAATTTTCCAATAGCAGTAAATTTTTCAAATACGGCATGGGTATGTGGTGCATCCTTCAATTCGTCGGTTAAGTCCTGCCCGGCCCAATGTTCGTAATGTTTGCCATTGCGCCAAAGGCGGCTCGAGCCTACATCGTAAATTAGGCCCAAATAGGCTACCCATATCTCCGGCCTGTCCTGCCCGTTGCGTAGGGCCAGTTGTGATTTGGTATAGATAGGCAAAATTTGATCGGGCGTGGACATAGATTCTCATCAGTTACAATTTAACAACTTACCGTGCAACAATTTTTCTCGATTTAAAAAATTCAAAAAAGCCGATATTCATCAGCAGTAAAGCCATGCAATAAAAATGATCTTCCACCGGTATGGTGCCAATTCGTTTACCTAAGTTTTCGGCATTGTTATACAACACAACCGGTATTGAAGTTAAAAATCCGTTTACGATATAAAAGGGTATCAGCGTAACGGCATAAGCCATAAAAAAGCGATTGAGCCATGGTGCTCTTAAAAAAAACTGCACATAAATAAGCAAAGGAACCAGCGTACCAAAGGTAACCAGCGTATACAGGTGGTGATAATTAAAACAGCAGTTTAAAATACCGTAAACTAAAACAGCACTGCATACCAGGTTGATTACAAAGTCCGACGGTTGCCATTTAACATAGTATTTAAGGCACTGATAAATAAAAACACAGGCAAAGGGTACCGTTAAAAAAAACAAGATCTCCTCTAACGGCAATTTAAAAAAAGTGATCCCTAAAATATAACCGGCATTAAAACTCCATACGCCTTTAATGGTAAAAAGCACATCCCATACTAAAAACAATAAGCCTGTGATACCCATGCCGGGCCATATATACCGCCAGCTTTTATAAAAGGCCACCCTTTTATCGAACGATAGCACCACCGGGAAAAACAGGGTTGACAGGTTAATTAACAGGTACGTGTATTTCACTATAAGGCGGCTAATTGTTTATCCAATTTAACATTTTCCTGCGGGGTACAGCGGCGCGAATCGATCAGGAATTTAATGATGCTGATGGTGAGTTCCCTATCAGCTGTGCCATAATTTTTCCGACTCAGTTGAGTGATCATCTCCTCACGGTCGGTTACCAAATTTTTGGCGTAACCTAAAAAACCCGGCACGTTATGCTGAATGGAAAAGCGCATAAACAAAATCTCGATATTATGCGGCTCTTCGTCAACAGCTTGCTGCATCAATTTTTCCGACAGGTTGAGGTACTTTATTTTAAAATAGGGATTCCAGGTATGCTTGGCCTTTAAGGCCCCCAGCGCCCCCAGGTAGGCTGTTGTGAGCGGTGTTTTTTGATGTAATCTATCGAGCATAGTATAAAGCGAATCGGTAGTATGCTGACTATCTATGGCCTGGATTAGTTTTTTACGCAGCGCCTTTAAATC
Proteins encoded in this window:
- a CDS encoding helix-turn-helix domain-containing protein; the protein is MKDTLTFDQLPDAVTKIQEKLDIIERLLIQRHEQLPEQDEIMPVSKAAIFLDLAVPTVYSKVCRKELPVNKRGKRLYFYRSELTEWIKSGRKKTADEIREEAVKHLATSSKKAKSF
- a CDS encoding PfkB family carbohydrate kinase, with protein sequence MSLVVIGTVAFDAIETPFGKTDKIVGGAATYAGLAASYFYDQVKIVAVVGDDFPEQEIEDFHNHHISTEGIQIKTGEKSFFWAGKYHNDMNSRDTLVTELNVLADFDPIIPESYQDCEYLMLGNLTPQIQQTVIKRLHKRPKLIVMDTMNFWMDIAMDDLLETIKLVDVLTINDAEARQLSGEYSLVKAARKILAMGPKYLIIKKGEHGALLFNEDRIFAAPALPLADVFDPTGAGDTFAGGFIGYLAKVGTVNFNNMKNAIIYGSALASFCVEKFGTERLKHLTENDIKARIQEFVSLSSFNIIS
- a CDS encoding aldo/keto reductase — protein: MATSKPAGALLVTSTKIALLMKYRELGNTGEKLSAIGLGCMGMTHAYGDRNDEESIRVLHLALDLGINFWDTADIYGPHTNEELIAKVLAPNRDKVFIATKFGFTQAGTYNRGFDGSPAYAKKAVEASLKRLNVEVIDLYYAHRIDPNIPVEEMVGGMAELVKEGKVRYLGLSEASAETLAKACQVHQIAALQSEYSLLTRDAEDQIIPACRKLGIGFVPFSPLSRGLVTATLPTDARDLKADDFRHTIPRFQGEYLENNNKLVEDFAKLAADKGCTPAQLALAWVLAQGDEIIPIPGTKKTKYLRENAGAVDIHLNDSDFSAIEDVLKKHPNTGPRYTEAAMSMVNK
- a CDS encoding cytochrome b5 domain-containing protein, which translates into the protein MSTPDQILPIYTKSQLALRNGQDRPEIWVAYLGLIYDVGSSRLWRNGKHYEHWAGQDLTDELKDAPHTHAVFEKFTAIGKLA
- a CDS encoding lycopene cyclase domain-containing protein, which translates into the protein MKYTYLLINLSTLFFPVVLSFDKRVAFYKSWRYIWPGMGITGLLFLVWDVLFTIKGVWSFNAGYILGITFFKLPLEEILFFLTVPFACVFIYQCLKYYVKWQPSDFVINLVCSAVLVYGILNCCFNYHHLYTLVTFGTLVPLLIYVQFFLRAPWLNRFFMAYAVTLIPFYIVNGFLTSIPVVLYNNAENLGKRIGTIPVEDHFYCMALLLMNIGFFEFFKSRKIVAR